The following are encoded together in the Phragmites australis chromosome 19, lpPhrAust1.1, whole genome shotgun sequence genome:
- the LOC133900063 gene encoding urease isoform X1, whose product MRLAPREAEKLALHNAGFLAQKRLARGLRLNYTEAVALIAVQMLEFVRDGDKTVANLMDLGKHLLGRSDSIAFYSLPTRRQVLPAVPYLLNTVQVEGTFVDGTKLITVHDPISSDDGNLELALHGSFLPVPSLEKFSTSDVIDSPGEIHYSSGHIILNLHRRALTLKVVNKADRPVQIGSHYHFIEANPYLVFDRKKAYGMRLNIPAGTAVRFEPGDAKSVTLVSISGHKVIRGGNGIADGAVDSSQLNEVMQMVTTNGFGHEDYPDSREGIIGDGPFDYTVDHEKYASIYGPTTGDKIRLGDTDLFAEIEKDFAIYGDECIFGGGKVLRDGMGQATGYPASSCLDTVITNAVVIDYTGIYKADIGIKEGIIDAIGKAGNPDIMDGVHSNMIVGVNTEVIASEGMIVTAGGIDCHVHFICPQLAEEAIASGITTLVGGGTGPAHGTCATTCTPAPSHMKLMLQSTDQLPINMGFTGKGNTTKPDGLAEIVKAGAMGLKLHEDWGSTPAAIDNCLSVAEAFDIQVNIHTDTLNESGCVEHTIAAFKDRAIHTYHSEGAGGGHAPDIIKVCGVKNVLPSSTNPTRPFTSNTVDEHLDMLMVCHHLDKNIPEDVAFAESRIRAETIAAEDILHDMGAISIISSDSQAMGRIGEVITRTWQTANKMKVQRGWLPEYGDSGAAKDNDNFRIRRYVAKYTINPAIVNGFSDFVGSVEVGKLADLVLWKPSFFGAKPELVIKGGAIAWANMGDPNASIPTPEPVMMRPMFGAFGKAGSSNSIAFVSKAAKEAGVAMEYKLEKRVEAVTGVRGLTKLDMKLNDALPKIDVDPETYTVTADGEVLICEPAPRVPLSRNYFLF is encoded by the exons ATGAGGCTGGCGCCGAGGGAAGCGGAGAAGTTGGCGCTGCACAATGCCGGGTTCCTGGCGCAGAAGCGCCTCGCCCGGGGGCTTCGCCTCAACTACACGGAGGCCGTCGCGCTCATCGCCGTGCAG ATGTTGGAGTTCGTTCGAGATGGAGACAAAACTGTAGCGAACCTGATGGACTTGGGGAAACACCTGTTGGGCAG GTCTGATAGTATTGCTTTTTATTCCTTACCTACCAGGAGACAAGTTCTTCCAGCTGTTCCATACCTTTTAAACACTGTACAG GTTGAAGGGACATTTGTGGATGGAACAAAACTTATTACTGTACATGACCCTATTTCTTCTGATGATGGAAATTTGGAGCTAGCACTGCATGGTTCTTTTCTCCCAG TACCTTCACTTGAAAAGTTTTCCACGAGTGATGTCATAGACTCTCCTGGTGAGATACATTACAGCTCTGGTCACATAATCCTCAACCTTCATCGCAGGGCTTTAACTCTGAAGGTTGTTAACAAGGCTGACAGGCCCGTTCAG ATTGGGAGCCATTACCACTTTATAGAGGCCAATCCTTACCtagtttttgatagaaaaaaagCCTATGGCATGAGACTGAATATACCTGCTGGAACAGCTGTTCGGTTTGAG CCCGGGGATGCAAAAAGTGTTACGCTTGTAAGCATCAGTGGTCATAAAGTAATCAGAGGTGGAAATGGCATTGCTGATGGGGCTGTTGACAGTTCACAGCTTAATGAGGTGATGCAGATGGTTACTACAAATGGTTTTGGACATGAAGATTATCCAGATTCAAG GGAAGGCATTATTGGCGATGGTCCATTCGACTATACTGTTGATCATGAGAAGTATGCGAGCATATATGGACCTACCACTGGTGATAAGATTAGGCTCGGCGATACCGATCTTTTTGCTGAGATTGAAAAGGACTTCGCTATTTATGGTGATGAGTGCATATTTGGTGGTGGAAAAGTTCTACGTGATGGAATGGGACAGGCCACAGGGTACCCAGCATCTTCCTGCCTAGATACAGTAATTACAAATGCTGTCGTGATCGACTATACCGGAATATACAAGGCTGATATTGGTATAAAAGAAGGAATTATTGATGCTATTGGGAAGGCTGGAAACCCTGATATCATGGATGGTGTGCATAGCAACATGATTGTGGGG GTCAATACTGAAGTTATTGCTTCTGAAGGCATGATTGTAACTGCTGGAGGCATTGATTGCCATGTTCACTTCATTTGCCCTCAGTTGGCAGAAGAGGCAATTGCAAGCG GCATCACAACATTGGTGGGTGGTGGAACAGGACCAGCACATGGAACTTGTGCCACAACATGCACCCCGGCACCATCTCATATGAAACTAATGTTGCAGTCCACTGATCAGTTACCAATCAACATGGGATTCACAGGCAAG GGAAATACTACAAAACCTGATGGATTGGCTGAGATCGTTAAGGCAGGAGCAATGGGATTAAAGCTGCACGAGGATTGGGGAAGTACGCCAGCTGCAATAGATAACTGTTTATCTGTTGCAGAAGCTTTTGACATCCAG GTCAATATCCACACAGATACCTTAAATGAATCAGGTTGTGTGGAGCATACAATCGCAGCTTTTAAAGATAGAGCCATACATACATATCACAG CGAAGGTGCAGGTGGTGGTCATGCTCCAGACATCATTAAAGTATGTGGGGTGAAAAATGTGTTGCCCTCTTCAACGAATCCGACACGACCATTTACTTCAAACACTGTAGATGAGCACCTCGATATGCTG ATGGTCTGTCATCACCTTGATAAAAACATCCCAGAAGATGTAGCATTTGCTGAGTCTAGAATTCGAGCAGAAACAATTGCTGCTGAGGATATCTTGCACGACATGGGAGCAATCAGTATCATATCGTCTGATTCGCAGGCTATGGGGCGCATTGGAGAG GTGATTACCAGGACATGGCAAACTGCAAATAAGATGAAAGTCCAGAGAGGTTGGTTACCTGAATATGGTGACTCTGGTGCTGCCAAGGACAACGACAACTTCCGAATAAGAAGATACGTAGCAAAATACACCATAAATCCTGCTATAGTAAATGGGTTTTCAGACTTTGTTGGTTCTGTTGAG GTGGGAAAATTAGCTGACCTTGTTCTATGGAAACCTTCTTTCTTTGGTGCGAAACCAGAACTAGTTATAAAGGGTGGTGCAATAGCATGGGCTAATATGGGTGATCCGAATGCTAGCATTCCGACGCCAGAACCT GTTATGATGCGACCTATGTTTGGTGCATTTGGAAAGGCTGGGAGTTCCAACTCGATTGCATTTGTGAGCAAG GCTGCTAAGGAAGCTGGTGTTGCAATGGAGTACAAACTAGAAAAGAGGGTCGAAGCTGTTACTGGTGTTCGCGGTTTGACAAAGCTAGACATGAAGCTCAATGACGCACTTCCAAAAATAGACGTCGATCCTGAAACCTACACGGTCACTGCAGATGGAGAGGTTTTGATATGTGAACCAGCACCCAGAGTACCATTGTCTCGGAACTACTTCCTATTTTAG
- the LOC133900063 gene encoding urease isoform X4: MRLAPREAEKLALHNAGFLAQKRLARGLRLNYTEAVALIAVQMLEFVRDGDKTVANLMDLGKHLLGRSDSIAFYSLPTRRQVLPAVPYLLNTVQVEGTFVDGTKLITVHDPISSDDGNLELALHGSFLPVPSLEKFSTSDVIDSPGEIHYSSGHIILNLHRRALTLKVVNKADRPVQIGSHYHFIEANPYLVFDRKKAYGMRLNIPAGTAVRFEPGDAKSVTLVSISGHKVIRGGNGIADGAVDSSQLNEVMQMVTTNGFGHEDYPDSREGIIGDGPFDYTVDHEKYASIYGPTTGDKIRLGDTDLFAEIEKDFAIYGDECIFGGGKVLRDGMGQATGYPASSCLDTVITNAVVIDYTGIYKADIGIKEGIIDAIGKAGNPDIMDGVHSNMIVGVNTEVIASEGMIVTAGGIDCHVHFICPQLAEEAIASGITTLVGGGTGPAHGTCATTCTPAPSHMKLMLQSTDQLPINMGFTGKGNTTKPDGLAEIVKAGAMGLKLHEDWGSTPAAIDNCLSVAEAFDIQVNIHTDTLNESGCVEHTIAAFKDRAIHTYHSEGAGGGHAPDIIKVCGVKNVLPSSTNPTRPFTSNTVDEHLDMLMVCHHLDKNIPEDVAFAESRIRAETIAAEDILHDMGAISIISSDSQAMGRIGEVITRTWQTANKMKVQRGWLPEYGDSGAAKDNDNFRIRRYVAKYTINPAIVNGFSDFVGSVEVGKLADLVLWKPSFFGAKPELVIKGGAIAWANMGDPNASIPTPEPFPLSKILKCRKMHSLVSGYDATYVWCIWKGWEFQLDCICEQGC; this comes from the exons ATGAGGCTGGCGCCGAGGGAAGCGGAGAAGTTGGCGCTGCACAATGCCGGGTTCCTGGCGCAGAAGCGCCTCGCCCGGGGGCTTCGCCTCAACTACACGGAGGCCGTCGCGCTCATCGCCGTGCAG ATGTTGGAGTTCGTTCGAGATGGAGACAAAACTGTAGCGAACCTGATGGACTTGGGGAAACACCTGTTGGGCAG GTCTGATAGTATTGCTTTTTATTCCTTACCTACCAGGAGACAAGTTCTTCCAGCTGTTCCATACCTTTTAAACACTGTACAG GTTGAAGGGACATTTGTGGATGGAACAAAACTTATTACTGTACATGACCCTATTTCTTCTGATGATGGAAATTTGGAGCTAGCACTGCATGGTTCTTTTCTCCCAG TACCTTCACTTGAAAAGTTTTCCACGAGTGATGTCATAGACTCTCCTGGTGAGATACATTACAGCTCTGGTCACATAATCCTCAACCTTCATCGCAGGGCTTTAACTCTGAAGGTTGTTAACAAGGCTGACAGGCCCGTTCAG ATTGGGAGCCATTACCACTTTATAGAGGCCAATCCTTACCtagtttttgatagaaaaaaagCCTATGGCATGAGACTGAATATACCTGCTGGAACAGCTGTTCGGTTTGAG CCCGGGGATGCAAAAAGTGTTACGCTTGTAAGCATCAGTGGTCATAAAGTAATCAGAGGTGGAAATGGCATTGCTGATGGGGCTGTTGACAGTTCACAGCTTAATGAGGTGATGCAGATGGTTACTACAAATGGTTTTGGACATGAAGATTATCCAGATTCAAG GGAAGGCATTATTGGCGATGGTCCATTCGACTATACTGTTGATCATGAGAAGTATGCGAGCATATATGGACCTACCACTGGTGATAAGATTAGGCTCGGCGATACCGATCTTTTTGCTGAGATTGAAAAGGACTTCGCTATTTATGGTGATGAGTGCATATTTGGTGGTGGAAAAGTTCTACGTGATGGAATGGGACAGGCCACAGGGTACCCAGCATCTTCCTGCCTAGATACAGTAATTACAAATGCTGTCGTGATCGACTATACCGGAATATACAAGGCTGATATTGGTATAAAAGAAGGAATTATTGATGCTATTGGGAAGGCTGGAAACCCTGATATCATGGATGGTGTGCATAGCAACATGATTGTGGGG GTCAATACTGAAGTTATTGCTTCTGAAGGCATGATTGTAACTGCTGGAGGCATTGATTGCCATGTTCACTTCATTTGCCCTCAGTTGGCAGAAGAGGCAATTGCAAGCG GCATCACAACATTGGTGGGTGGTGGAACAGGACCAGCACATGGAACTTGTGCCACAACATGCACCCCGGCACCATCTCATATGAAACTAATGTTGCAGTCCACTGATCAGTTACCAATCAACATGGGATTCACAGGCAAG GGAAATACTACAAAACCTGATGGATTGGCTGAGATCGTTAAGGCAGGAGCAATGGGATTAAAGCTGCACGAGGATTGGGGAAGTACGCCAGCTGCAATAGATAACTGTTTATCTGTTGCAGAAGCTTTTGACATCCAG GTCAATATCCACACAGATACCTTAAATGAATCAGGTTGTGTGGAGCATACAATCGCAGCTTTTAAAGATAGAGCCATACATACATATCACAG CGAAGGTGCAGGTGGTGGTCATGCTCCAGACATCATTAAAGTATGTGGGGTGAAAAATGTGTTGCCCTCTTCAACGAATCCGACACGACCATTTACTTCAAACACTGTAGATGAGCACCTCGATATGCTG ATGGTCTGTCATCACCTTGATAAAAACATCCCAGAAGATGTAGCATTTGCTGAGTCTAGAATTCGAGCAGAAACAATTGCTGCTGAGGATATCTTGCACGACATGGGAGCAATCAGTATCATATCGTCTGATTCGCAGGCTATGGGGCGCATTGGAGAG GTGATTACCAGGACATGGCAAACTGCAAATAAGATGAAAGTCCAGAGAGGTTGGTTACCTGAATATGGTGACTCTGGTGCTGCCAAGGACAACGACAACTTCCGAATAAGAAGATACGTAGCAAAATACACCATAAATCCTGCTATAGTAAATGGGTTTTCAGACTTTGTTGGTTCTGTTGAG GTGGGAAAATTAGCTGACCTTGTTCTATGGAAACCTTCTTTCTTTGGTGCGAAACCAGAACTAGTTATAAAGGGTGGTGCAATAGCATGGGCTAATATGGGTGATCCGAATGCTAGCATTCCGACGCCAGAACCT TTTCCCTTGTCGAAAATCTTAAAGTGCAGAAAGATGCATTCACTTGTTTCAGGTTATGATGCGACCTATGTTTGGTGCATTTGGAAAGGCTGGGAGTTCCAACTCGATTGCATTTGTGAGCAAG GCTGCTAA
- the LOC133900063 gene encoding urease isoform X2 — protein sequence MRLAPREAEKLALHNAGFLAQKRLARGLRLNYTEAVALIAVQMLEFVRDGDKTVANLMDLGKHLLGRRQVLPAVPYLLNTVQVEGTFVDGTKLITVHDPISSDDGNLELALHGSFLPVPSLEKFSTSDVIDSPGEIHYSSGHIILNLHRRALTLKVVNKADRPVQIGSHYHFIEANPYLVFDRKKAYGMRLNIPAGTAVRFEPGDAKSVTLVSISGHKVIRGGNGIADGAVDSSQLNEVMQMVTTNGFGHEDYPDSREGIIGDGPFDYTVDHEKYASIYGPTTGDKIRLGDTDLFAEIEKDFAIYGDECIFGGGKVLRDGMGQATGYPASSCLDTVITNAVVIDYTGIYKADIGIKEGIIDAIGKAGNPDIMDGVHSNMIVGVNTEVIASEGMIVTAGGIDCHVHFICPQLAEEAIASGITTLVGGGTGPAHGTCATTCTPAPSHMKLMLQSTDQLPINMGFTGKGNTTKPDGLAEIVKAGAMGLKLHEDWGSTPAAIDNCLSVAEAFDIQVNIHTDTLNESGCVEHTIAAFKDRAIHTYHSEGAGGGHAPDIIKVCGVKNVLPSSTNPTRPFTSNTVDEHLDMLMVCHHLDKNIPEDVAFAESRIRAETIAAEDILHDMGAISIISSDSQAMGRIGEVITRTWQTANKMKVQRGWLPEYGDSGAAKDNDNFRIRRYVAKYTINPAIVNGFSDFVGSVEVGKLADLVLWKPSFFGAKPELVIKGGAIAWANMGDPNASIPTPEPVMMRPMFGAFGKAGSSNSIAFVSKAAKEAGVAMEYKLEKRVEAVTGVRGLTKLDMKLNDALPKIDVDPETYTVTADGEVLICEPAPRVPLSRNYFLF from the exons ATGAGGCTGGCGCCGAGGGAAGCGGAGAAGTTGGCGCTGCACAATGCCGGGTTCCTGGCGCAGAAGCGCCTCGCCCGGGGGCTTCGCCTCAACTACACGGAGGCCGTCGCGCTCATCGCCGTGCAG ATGTTGGAGTTCGTTCGAGATGGAGACAAAACTGTAGCGAACCTGATGGACTTGGGGAAACACCTGTTGGGCAG GAGACAAGTTCTTCCAGCTGTTCCATACCTTTTAAACACTGTACAG GTTGAAGGGACATTTGTGGATGGAACAAAACTTATTACTGTACATGACCCTATTTCTTCTGATGATGGAAATTTGGAGCTAGCACTGCATGGTTCTTTTCTCCCAG TACCTTCACTTGAAAAGTTTTCCACGAGTGATGTCATAGACTCTCCTGGTGAGATACATTACAGCTCTGGTCACATAATCCTCAACCTTCATCGCAGGGCTTTAACTCTGAAGGTTGTTAACAAGGCTGACAGGCCCGTTCAG ATTGGGAGCCATTACCACTTTATAGAGGCCAATCCTTACCtagtttttgatagaaaaaaagCCTATGGCATGAGACTGAATATACCTGCTGGAACAGCTGTTCGGTTTGAG CCCGGGGATGCAAAAAGTGTTACGCTTGTAAGCATCAGTGGTCATAAAGTAATCAGAGGTGGAAATGGCATTGCTGATGGGGCTGTTGACAGTTCACAGCTTAATGAGGTGATGCAGATGGTTACTACAAATGGTTTTGGACATGAAGATTATCCAGATTCAAG GGAAGGCATTATTGGCGATGGTCCATTCGACTATACTGTTGATCATGAGAAGTATGCGAGCATATATGGACCTACCACTGGTGATAAGATTAGGCTCGGCGATACCGATCTTTTTGCTGAGATTGAAAAGGACTTCGCTATTTATGGTGATGAGTGCATATTTGGTGGTGGAAAAGTTCTACGTGATGGAATGGGACAGGCCACAGGGTACCCAGCATCTTCCTGCCTAGATACAGTAATTACAAATGCTGTCGTGATCGACTATACCGGAATATACAAGGCTGATATTGGTATAAAAGAAGGAATTATTGATGCTATTGGGAAGGCTGGAAACCCTGATATCATGGATGGTGTGCATAGCAACATGATTGTGGGG GTCAATACTGAAGTTATTGCTTCTGAAGGCATGATTGTAACTGCTGGAGGCATTGATTGCCATGTTCACTTCATTTGCCCTCAGTTGGCAGAAGAGGCAATTGCAAGCG GCATCACAACATTGGTGGGTGGTGGAACAGGACCAGCACATGGAACTTGTGCCACAACATGCACCCCGGCACCATCTCATATGAAACTAATGTTGCAGTCCACTGATCAGTTACCAATCAACATGGGATTCACAGGCAAG GGAAATACTACAAAACCTGATGGATTGGCTGAGATCGTTAAGGCAGGAGCAATGGGATTAAAGCTGCACGAGGATTGGGGAAGTACGCCAGCTGCAATAGATAACTGTTTATCTGTTGCAGAAGCTTTTGACATCCAG GTCAATATCCACACAGATACCTTAAATGAATCAGGTTGTGTGGAGCATACAATCGCAGCTTTTAAAGATAGAGCCATACATACATATCACAG CGAAGGTGCAGGTGGTGGTCATGCTCCAGACATCATTAAAGTATGTGGGGTGAAAAATGTGTTGCCCTCTTCAACGAATCCGACACGACCATTTACTTCAAACACTGTAGATGAGCACCTCGATATGCTG ATGGTCTGTCATCACCTTGATAAAAACATCCCAGAAGATGTAGCATTTGCTGAGTCTAGAATTCGAGCAGAAACAATTGCTGCTGAGGATATCTTGCACGACATGGGAGCAATCAGTATCATATCGTCTGATTCGCAGGCTATGGGGCGCATTGGAGAG GTGATTACCAGGACATGGCAAACTGCAAATAAGATGAAAGTCCAGAGAGGTTGGTTACCTGAATATGGTGACTCTGGTGCTGCCAAGGACAACGACAACTTCCGAATAAGAAGATACGTAGCAAAATACACCATAAATCCTGCTATAGTAAATGGGTTTTCAGACTTTGTTGGTTCTGTTGAG GTGGGAAAATTAGCTGACCTTGTTCTATGGAAACCTTCTTTCTTTGGTGCGAAACCAGAACTAGTTATAAAGGGTGGTGCAATAGCATGGGCTAATATGGGTGATCCGAATGCTAGCATTCCGACGCCAGAACCT GTTATGATGCGACCTATGTTTGGTGCATTTGGAAAGGCTGGGAGTTCCAACTCGATTGCATTTGTGAGCAAG GCTGCTAAGGAAGCTGGTGTTGCAATGGAGTACAAACTAGAAAAGAGGGTCGAAGCTGTTACTGGTGTTCGCGGTTTGACAAAGCTAGACATGAAGCTCAATGACGCACTTCCAAAAATAGACGTCGATCCTGAAACCTACACGGTCACTGCAGATGGAGAGGTTTTGATATGTGAACCAGCACCCAGAGTACCATTGTCTCGGAACTACTTCCTATTTTAG
- the LOC133900063 gene encoding urease isoform X3, with the protein MRLAPREAEKLALHNAGFLAQKRLARGLRLNYTEAVALIAVQMLEFVRDGDKTVANLMDLGKHLLGRSDSIAFYSLPTRRQVLPAVPYLLNTVQVEGTFVDGTKLITVHDPISSDDGNLELALHGSFLPVPSLEKFSTSDVIDSPGEIHYSSGHIILNLHRRALTLKVVNKADRPVQIGSHYHFIEANPYLVFDRKKAYGMRLNIPAGTAVRFEPGDAKSVTLVSISGHKVIRGGNGIADGAVDSSQLNEVMQMVTTNGFGHEDYPDSREGIIGDGPFDYTVDHEKYASIYGPTTGDKIRLGDTDLFAEIEKDFAIYGDECIFGGGKVLRDGMGQATGYPASSCLDTVITNAVVIDYTGIYKADIGIKEGIIDAIGKAGNPDIMDGVHSNMIVGVNTEVIASEGMIVTAGGIDCHVHFICPQLAEEAIASGITTLVGGGTGPAHGTCATTCTPAPSHMKLMLQSTDQLPINMGFTGKGNTTKPDGLAEIVKAGAMGLKLHEDWGSTPAAIDNCLSVAEAFDIQVNIHTDTLNESGCVEHTIAAFKDRAIHTYHSEGAGGGHAPDIIKVCGVKNVLPSSTNPTRPFTSNTVDEHLDMLMVCHHLDKNIPEDVAFAESRIRAETIAAEDILHDMGAISIISSDSQAMGRIGEVITRTWQTANKMKVQRGWLPEYGDSGAAKDNDNFRIRRYVAKYTINPAIVNGFSDFVGSVEVMMRPMFGAFGKAGSSNSIAFVSKAAKEAGVAMEYKLEKRVEAVTGVRGLTKLDMKLNDALPKIDVDPETYTVTADGEVLICEPAPRVPLSRNYFLF; encoded by the exons ATGAGGCTGGCGCCGAGGGAAGCGGAGAAGTTGGCGCTGCACAATGCCGGGTTCCTGGCGCAGAAGCGCCTCGCCCGGGGGCTTCGCCTCAACTACACGGAGGCCGTCGCGCTCATCGCCGTGCAG ATGTTGGAGTTCGTTCGAGATGGAGACAAAACTGTAGCGAACCTGATGGACTTGGGGAAACACCTGTTGGGCAG GTCTGATAGTATTGCTTTTTATTCCTTACCTACCAGGAGACAAGTTCTTCCAGCTGTTCCATACCTTTTAAACACTGTACAG GTTGAAGGGACATTTGTGGATGGAACAAAACTTATTACTGTACATGACCCTATTTCTTCTGATGATGGAAATTTGGAGCTAGCACTGCATGGTTCTTTTCTCCCAG TACCTTCACTTGAAAAGTTTTCCACGAGTGATGTCATAGACTCTCCTGGTGAGATACATTACAGCTCTGGTCACATAATCCTCAACCTTCATCGCAGGGCTTTAACTCTGAAGGTTGTTAACAAGGCTGACAGGCCCGTTCAG ATTGGGAGCCATTACCACTTTATAGAGGCCAATCCTTACCtagtttttgatagaaaaaaagCCTATGGCATGAGACTGAATATACCTGCTGGAACAGCTGTTCGGTTTGAG CCCGGGGATGCAAAAAGTGTTACGCTTGTAAGCATCAGTGGTCATAAAGTAATCAGAGGTGGAAATGGCATTGCTGATGGGGCTGTTGACAGTTCACAGCTTAATGAGGTGATGCAGATGGTTACTACAAATGGTTTTGGACATGAAGATTATCCAGATTCAAG GGAAGGCATTATTGGCGATGGTCCATTCGACTATACTGTTGATCATGAGAAGTATGCGAGCATATATGGACCTACCACTGGTGATAAGATTAGGCTCGGCGATACCGATCTTTTTGCTGAGATTGAAAAGGACTTCGCTATTTATGGTGATGAGTGCATATTTGGTGGTGGAAAAGTTCTACGTGATGGAATGGGACAGGCCACAGGGTACCCAGCATCTTCCTGCCTAGATACAGTAATTACAAATGCTGTCGTGATCGACTATACCGGAATATACAAGGCTGATATTGGTATAAAAGAAGGAATTATTGATGCTATTGGGAAGGCTGGAAACCCTGATATCATGGATGGTGTGCATAGCAACATGATTGTGGGG GTCAATACTGAAGTTATTGCTTCTGAAGGCATGATTGTAACTGCTGGAGGCATTGATTGCCATGTTCACTTCATTTGCCCTCAGTTGGCAGAAGAGGCAATTGCAAGCG GCATCACAACATTGGTGGGTGGTGGAACAGGACCAGCACATGGAACTTGTGCCACAACATGCACCCCGGCACCATCTCATATGAAACTAATGTTGCAGTCCACTGATCAGTTACCAATCAACATGGGATTCACAGGCAAG GGAAATACTACAAAACCTGATGGATTGGCTGAGATCGTTAAGGCAGGAGCAATGGGATTAAAGCTGCACGAGGATTGGGGAAGTACGCCAGCTGCAATAGATAACTGTTTATCTGTTGCAGAAGCTTTTGACATCCAG GTCAATATCCACACAGATACCTTAAATGAATCAGGTTGTGTGGAGCATACAATCGCAGCTTTTAAAGATAGAGCCATACATACATATCACAG CGAAGGTGCAGGTGGTGGTCATGCTCCAGACATCATTAAAGTATGTGGGGTGAAAAATGTGTTGCCCTCTTCAACGAATCCGACACGACCATTTACTTCAAACACTGTAGATGAGCACCTCGATATGCTG ATGGTCTGTCATCACCTTGATAAAAACATCCCAGAAGATGTAGCATTTGCTGAGTCTAGAATTCGAGCAGAAACAATTGCTGCTGAGGATATCTTGCACGACATGGGAGCAATCAGTATCATATCGTCTGATTCGCAGGCTATGGGGCGCATTGGAGAG GTGATTACCAGGACATGGCAAACTGCAAATAAGATGAAAGTCCAGAGAGGTTGGTTACCTGAATATGGTGACTCTGGTGCTGCCAAGGACAACGACAACTTCCGAATAAGAAGATACGTAGCAAAATACACCATAAATCCTGCTATAGTAAATGGGTTTTCAGACTTTGTTGGTTCTGTTGAG GTTATGATGCGACCTATGTTTGGTGCATTTGGAAAGGCTGGGAGTTCCAACTCGATTGCATTTGTGAGCAAG GCTGCTAAGGAAGCTGGTGTTGCAATGGAGTACAAACTAGAAAAGAGGGTCGAAGCTGTTACTGGTGTTCGCGGTTTGACAAAGCTAGACATGAAGCTCAATGACGCACTTCCAAAAATAGACGTCGATCCTGAAACCTACACGGTCACTGCAGATGGAGAGGTTTTGATATGTGAACCAGCACCCAGAGTACCATTGTCTCGGAACTACTTCCTATTTTAG